GGTTCTACTTGCTGATGCAAACTGAGATTTAATTGCCGGTATCGCTTTGCTATCTGGGCTGTGATACGCCACTAAAATTTGCTTCTCTTGCTGAGATAAGGTTTGAGAAAGAAGGTTACTCGATTCTAAAGCTGGCAGGCTGAGCTCTTGCAATAATGTCGTACTGGTTTTTAGCTTATTATTGGTAAACCATGATGCGGTACCTAATACGATAAGCAGGAAGGTCACAACTGTAAACCCTCCAATCACTCTAGTGGCAACATTTAATTTCATAGAAGCTCCGTTTATTATTATTTTATTCTGCTAGGTGACAACAATCACATTGGAAGGCGCGCTATTATGTTATATCGACCGTAGGCGCGTTAAGTTTAACTTTCTTTTAACTTATTTTGAGTTATTTTCTGGTCTGATTCTAAGTGCCACAGGGTTAAATGTTCTCCCCAACAACAGCCAGTGTCGAGCGCTTGTAGTGCTGGAGAGTTCACTTCGCCCATAATTGCTGCCCAGTGACCAAAGACGAGTGTATGTTCAGGGCGAAGTATGGCGTGATGGGTGAACCAAGGTGACAGTTGAGGATTATCACATTGTTCTATGGGTAATTTGCAGTCAAAATCTAGACGACCGTCGGGGTAAAGATAGCGCATGCGTGTCAGTGCGTTAATGGTATAGATTTTCTTATCTAGCTCAGATAGATCATCACTGTAGTGAGCAACTGAGTTAGTGTACATTTTTGCAATCAGAGCGGTTAAGTAATCCGGCTGTTGCAGTGCTTCTGCGACGATATCTGCTTTGTTTCTTAGTGTACTGAGATCCCATTGTGGTGGGATACCGGCATGGGTCATTAGTATGTTCTGCTCGGGATATTCTTGATAAAGTGGCTGAAGACGCAACCAATCAACCAATGCGCCTATATCTGGAGAGGCTAACAACTCGCCTAAATTATCTTTGGGGTTAGCGCGTTTTATTTTTCCATGCACCCCGAGTAAATGGAGATCGTGGTTACCGAGCACCACCTTAGCTGAGCCTTGCAATGACTTAAAATATTGTAGGGTTTGCAGCGATCCCTGACCACGTGCAATCAAGTCACCTACCGCCCATAGGCAATCTATTGAAGGGTTAAACCCCACTTTATTGAGTACTAATTCCAGCTCATCAAAACAGCCTTGAACATCTCCTACAAAATAATTTGCCATGTAACAATAAAACCCTTAATGAAGCAAGCCAGGAATGGCAAGACTGAATGCTGAAATCGGTGCTTTAAACTCATCACCATTACTGTTTTGCATGGTATAGCTACCCTCCATGACCCCGAATGGTGTTTCCAGTACTGTGCCGCTGGTATATTGATACGCAGTGTTTGGCTTTATGGTTGGGGTTTCACCAACGACTCCGGCTCCTTGGACTTCACTTTTACGTCCGTTCGCATCAGTTATACACCAATGGCGGCTTTTTAGGGTTACGTCTTGGTCACCCAGATTAATAATGGTGATGGTATAGCTGAATAAATACTTCTCTTCCTCTGGGGTCGACTGGGCTTCAATATATTCCGTTTTGACTTCAACTTTTACGGATGTCGTACTCTGGGTCATGTTTAGCCTCAAGTATGAAAAATCTGGAATGAGTTAACAGTATAGTAATGGGAGTTGTTTGTAATTGATAGAGAATGTGGTTTGAATCGCAGAAAATAGAAAGGGCAAATTAATGCCCTTTCAAATTGTTTTTAGCCATTGTTGCGGGTAAAACTTACACTTGCTTGTCGATGAACAAATTTGCCATAGCAACGTACTGTTCAACACTTATTTGCTCTGGTCGCAATGTAGGGTCGATATTAAGCTGTGCGAACTCATCATCAGTTAACATGTGTTTGAGGTTATTCCTCAGTGTCTTACGACGCATATTAAAGGCGGTTGTTGTCAAATGCCTTAACATTTCCACATCTTTACAAGGGAAGGGTTTGACTTTAAAAGGCACTAGACGTACTACCGCTGAGTCTACTTTTGGTGCCGGAGTAAAAGACTCTGGTGGAACTTCCAACACCGGCATGATTTGGCAATGATATTGTGCCATCACGGTAAGGCGGCCGTAGGCTTTAGTGCCAGGGCTTGCCGACAATCTCAATACCACCTCTTTCTGTAGCATGAAGTGCATATTTTCGATGTATTGTGCAAACTCAAATAGATGAAACATGAGTGGCGTAGAGATGTTATATGGCAGATTACCAAACACCTTCATCTGCATATCTTCACGTACTAGCTGTTTAAAATCAAAGTCAAGAGCATCACCTTGGTGGATCTCAAGCTTATCTTTTAGCGTCGGGTGTTTTTTTAGACGCTCAACTAAATCTTTATCTAACTCGACGACGGTTAACTTGTCGATACCGCTAGCAACGGGCTCAGTAAGCGCTGCCAAGCCTGGACCAATTTCAACCATAACGTGATCGTTATCTGGCGAAATAGCACCGACGATTCGATTGATCACGTTCTGATCGGTCAAGAAGTTCTGACCGAAGCGTTTTCTAGCCGTATGGCCTAAATGTACTTTATTACTCATGAGATAACTTTTTCACTAATTCTTTGCAGCCAAATCAATGGCTCTATTTAATGCACAGACAAAACTACCAATATCAGCAGAACCAGTGCCTGCAAGCTCTAAGGCCGTACCGTGGTCGACCGATGTTCTTATGTAGGGTAATCCTAGAGTAATATTGACTGAACTGCCAAAGCCTCTAGCTTTTAGTACTGGAAGGCCTTGATCGTGGTACATCGCGAGTACCACATCAGCATCTTCTAAGTATTTGGGTTGAAATATTGTGTCAGCAGGCAGTGGACCAATAATATTCATATCTAACGCTCGCAACTCTTCGAGCGCAGGTATGATGATATCAATCTCTTCTCTGCCTAAATGACCGTCTTCACCCGCATGCGGATTTAGGCCACAGACATAAATCTTAGGTGAAGGGATAGCAAATTTCTCAACAAGATCCTTGTGTAGAATTTTGACTATCTGGTGTAGTCGGTCTCGAGTAATTGCCTTTGCAACATAAGCCAGTGGAATATGTGTGGTGACAAGTGCAACCTGTAAACCAGGAGCAGCAAGCATCATGACAACATCTTGGCAATTTGCTTGGTTAGCAAAAAACTCCGTATGGCCGCTAAATGGGATGCCTGCTTGGTTAATAATCCCTTTATGCACGGGACCAGTAACCACGGCATCAAATTCGCCAACCATGTTTTTCTCACCTGCAAAACGCAGTGTATCGACAACATAATGGCTGTTCTGCTCATTAAGTTTGCCGCACACCGCTTCGCTCTCCAATGTAAATGGAACAATGGTAAGCGTACCGGCTTCTTGAGCTTTAGGAGGCTGATTTGGCTGGTAAGGTCGCAGTTGAATTGATAACCCAAGCTTTTTGGCTCGAGTTTGTAATAGTTCCGGATCAGCACAAACAACTAGCTCAGCAGGCCAAGCCTGCTGAGCTAGTTGTATCACTAAATCTGGGCCTATACCCGCCGGTTCACCCGGCGTGATAGCGATTCGTTTAGTCGACAATATGGTTAACCTCGATTCGGTTCCGGCTCGAAAATATCGATAAATGCCTCACTACGCATTTCATCTAACCAGTTCTGTAATTCTTCGTTAAATTTACGACGATATATTAACTGATGAGCTCGGTTTGTATTAAATTTATCGGTTGCATCGGTCGTGCGCTTCCCTTCAAGCTGAACAATGTGCCAGCCATGAGTTGAGCGGAATGGCTCGCTTATTTCACCCTCTTTGAGAGAGTTCAATGTTTGTTTAAATGCTGGAACCCAGATGTTTGGATCTGCCCAACCCAGTTCGCCGCCTTTAGCTGCAGAACCAGGGTCTTCTGAATACTGGCGTGCTAAGTCTTCGAACTTGGCGTCACCAGAACGGATTTGGGCTAAGAATCGGTCCAGCATGCTCTTGGCTCGCTCTTCCGAAAGGATCGGAGATGGCGTCAATAGTATGTGGCGAGATTTGACTTCTTTAACTTCCTGAGTCTGTAAGCCGCGTGCATCCATGACTTTTAGGATGTGAAGACCTGCACCACTCTTGATTGGACCTATTATATCACCGACTTTTGCATCGCTGACAACTTCAGCGAAAAGCGTTGGCATTTCGTTGATGTTCATATAATCCCAAAGACCACCTTCAAGTGCTTTTGGACCTCCAGATGC
This window of the Shewanella sp. Choline-02u-19 genome carries:
- a CDS encoding symmetrical bis(5'-nucleosyl)-tetraphosphatase; the protein is MANYFVGDVQGCFDELELVLNKVGFNPSIDCLWAVGDLIARGQGSLQTLQYFKSLQGSAKVVLGNHDLHLLGVHGKIKRANPKDNLGELLASPDIGALVDWLRLQPLYQEYPEQNILMTHAGIPPQWDLSTLRNKADIVAEALQQPDYLTALIAKMYTNSVAHYSDDLSELDKKIYTINALTRMRYLYPDGRLDFDCKLPIEQCDNPQLSPWFTHHAILRPEHTLVFGHWAAIMGEVNSPALQALDTGCCWGEHLTLWHLESDQKITQNKLKES
- the apaG gene encoding Co2+/Mg2+ efflux protein ApaG, translated to MTQSTTSVKVEVKTEYIEAQSTPEEEKYLFSYTITIINLGDQDVTLKSRHWCITDANGRKSEVQGAGVVGETPTIKPNTAYQYTSGTVLETPFGVMEGSYTMQNSNGDEFKAPISAFSLAIPGLLH
- the rsmA gene encoding 16S rRNA (adenine(1518)-N(6)/adenine(1519)-N(6))-dimethyltransferase RsmA, which encodes MSNKVHLGHTARKRFGQNFLTDQNVINRIVGAISPDNDHVMVEIGPGLAALTEPVASGIDKLTVVELDKDLVERLKKHPTLKDKLEIHQGDALDFDFKQLVREDMQMKVFGNLPYNISTPLMFHLFEFAQYIENMHFMLQKEVVLRLSASPGTKAYGRLTVMAQYHCQIMPVLEVPPESFTPAPKVDSAVVRLVPFKVKPFPCKDVEMLRHLTTTAFNMRRKTLRNNLKHMLTDDEFAQLNIDPTLRPEQISVEQYVAMANLFIDKQV
- the pdxA gene encoding 4-hydroxythreonine-4-phosphate dehydrogenase PdxA encodes the protein MSTKRIAITPGEPAGIGPDLVIQLAQQAWPAELVVCADPELLQTRAKKLGLSIQLRPYQPNQPPKAQEAGTLTIVPFTLESEAVCGKLNEQNSHYVVDTLRFAGEKNMVGEFDAVVTGPVHKGIINQAGIPFSGHTEFFANQANCQDVVMMLAAPGLQVALVTTHIPLAYVAKAITRDRLHQIVKILHKDLVEKFAIPSPKIYVCGLNPHAGEDGHLGREEIDIIIPALEELRALDMNIIGPLPADTIFQPKYLEDADVVLAMYHDQGLPVLKARGFGSSVNITLGLPYIRTSVDHGTALELAGTGSADIGSFVCALNRAIDLAAKN